The stretch of DNA AACTTTGACCACAGAGAAACAAAAGGTGGCCACGTAGGAACCAAGAGATGACTCACATTACATACATATCATTATACATGTCAAAACGGGCTGGCGGGGCGGGCCAGCCCGCAACCCGCCGCAACCCGTCATTAGGCGGGGCGGGGCGGGCCGGCCCGCCATTTTCGCGGGCCTCTAAATGGCCAACCCAACCCAACCCACCTTGGGCCGCGGGCTAGGCGGGCCGACCCgcttatttttttaaagaaaaaaaaatactaaacaATATTATAGTAaatatagaagaaaaatatattttagtcaaatagtttcataaaatacttaaaaacaTTGAAAGAAGAGAAATTAAGAAAACATCAacataatacaaaaaaaataaagtgcTTAAACCAAAATGAAGATTGAGACATGGAAGAGAACAAAAAGTCGAGGAAAGATAAGGTTgtaaattttagaaaatattatgTGTTCAACAATACACATAATTATCAAACCTCCGTCGGGTCCACAAAATTTCACTACAATTCGTCGGACTTCAAACAAACAACTGTTatgtttaaaaattattttaagattaatgaataaaatttaaagaaatttcTTCTCTTTAAGATTCATATTTTACAAGAGTTAGTGATGGAGGTGAGATCAATGagaaaaataagaaagaaaTAAGATAATAGAGTGATGGAGGCGCATGTGACTTATTCCAATTTTTGTATAAAATTTACaactcaaaaatataaaaaaaatataaaattcttcCCAAATTTGGCGGGCCAACCCGCCCCGTTTGGGCTCGACCCATCTTGGCCCGCAACCCAAACGGGCTCAACCCATTTGGCCCGCCTCCAAACGGGCTGCTATTTTATCAGCTCAACCCGCTCAATTTTTATAGCGGGGCGGGCCGACCCGACGGGCCTGACCCAATTTGACAAGTCTACATATCATCCAGATTTTCACAAGAACATAATTGAATACATAATTCCAACATATAAGGAAACAATAAAGCACCAATAACAACATGGATCCAAATCCATTATTGTGGAACTTTTGCGAATAATGTCAAAATAGGAGTGTACGCTTATATAAATTGTAATAACTTAAAGTATAAGTCTCGTGTAACACCAAAATCTATAAACATAAGTTATATGCATTATCTAACATATCCTAAAATATTATTTCTActccatttatttttaaaaagtatCAATAGTATCTAAGACTCCATATCTAAAGTtcatattattaattaaaagataATGACATCTCTTATTtcatttcatttatttatttttcaaatattatcTTGATCaaagtttatattattttatctaattatatagtttatatatatattttttaaaatttcttggCTACTATTTGGGGTGTAACGCAACTTCAATGCTGTGGCTGTCCACTCATTGCCATTCGAGGTGCTTCACGTTTCATCAATTTCGTGAACTGTGGAAAATGATAACAATCTTCATTTAGAATCAGCTTAATCTTCATATATTAGCATTCGAACGTTTAGAACATAAATCGGTGTCGAGTTTCATCTATTTGATACAGACCTGTGAGGTTTTGAGCTCTAATTCCTTCCATTCCATTGCTGGTTTGCTCCCTTCTACTATCCCAGTTCCCGCGTACAATATAGCACCAACTTCCTGGCAAATTTAAATGCAAAACTATTTAGTTTTCATCGATAAAATCGCGACGATTTTTGATAAATCTAATTCATATGTGGCAATATCTTTGTTAAGGTAATACTAATATTACCTTGCCGACCAAGGCTGATCTTATTCCTACCGCAAACTCACTCTCTGCACCACCAAACCACCCAACAGGGCCAGCGTAGTATCCTCGGTCGAATGATTCTGCATCATTGATTAATATCTAATGCATCAGTGTCATCCATATTCATCAAACTCAAATGATAGTTGAAACGAGGACACTAGCTCAGGGATTTGAATCCTGACTTATAAGGCCATCTGAGTAGTGTTTGCTTACcagtttcgattataaataCTCGGGCGTCCTCCATAGGCTGCCCACAAACAGCTGGAGTCGGATGAAGGGACGACAAAATCTTAAactggaaaatatttttatataatctTTGCTTTATACATATTATGATTCCAAGGAACAAAGTTGAATAAAATAAGCAGggaccaatatatatatatatacctcatCGTCTTCTTGTTCGAGTGTGCCTGTGAGTTTAGCGTAAAGATGTTGAACTCGTGGGAGTTTCCTCAGAGCTTTGTTTGGTTCGACTATTGTGCTCGAACATATAGCCTAAAGACGTTCAAGAATTATCATGTCAGAAATCAAACAATAATTCATTGACTCTAAAAATTAATCCAAATATTGCTTTAATCACTGAATTATGGATTATCTATAAGCTAAACTTACTTCGAGTTTTCTTCTGATGCTTTCTCGTACTACTGCAAATTCATGGTGATCTTTAGGACTGCAAATGAATCACCAAACGAAATGATGCTGCTCAGAATATGAAGCATCCAAGTGATACGATAACTTTTTAACAATCTGATAACCAGTTAATTTATACCTTGAAAGCAAATCGCGTCCAATCTGTAAATCTAGAGCCTCCGATGTTCCTCTGGCTCGTGTAGCGGCCAATGCATCGCTGGTGACACTAAGCTGGTCCCGGTAAAATAGTCGTTCGGGCTGATTCACAATAATATACACAGAAGAATATCAAAATATTGCAAGACAACGAATTCAAAGCGCCGAATACTAAAGGGTACGGATACTTTTTCTTGTATACAAGTCATGAAAATTTATACTCACAGTGTTCCCGATGAAAGCAGGTGCTTCGGGAGGTTGGAGACAAAATTGGTAGGAATTAACCCCTTCAGCCTGTAAGGCTTCCAACCACATCAAGGGGTCGATTTCTGCATTTGTATGTACTCGGCTGCTACGTGCAAGTACAACCTGTATACATATAAATTTTCAGGTTAACCATTCATGAATTTAAGCTACAAAATTAAACAAGTTAGGAGGATCTTGCTAGATTAGAACCTTGTTTAGATTGGAATCTTTGCTTTTAATGGAGTCCAAGGCTTTGTTGACAGCTAGTTCCCAAGATATTTGGTTTGGAACGTGAGTTTGATCGAGCAAAATAGGTTGTTCGGAAGAATTATTTTTAGATTTGATGACACATGAAAGCTGCCACATGGTGGCCTCAAGTGCGGCAACTGCTTGCACtacaaaaaaatttacaaataacGACGGAAATTTCTGTCGCTATTTTGTCACCGAAAGTATTTAGCGACATAATAGCGACGGAATATCGATCGTCAAAGAATTTAGCGTCGCGGACTTGTATAACGACGGAAAGTGTAATTCTGTCGTTATTTACGACGGAATATTTATGTTTGTCGTTAAATAATAACGACGGAAATTTAAATTTGGTCGCAATATTTTAGTgaccgaaaaatatttcgtcgCTAAATTTGCGACAGAAATCATATATCCGTCACTAAATCAGCGACCGAAATTGTAAAGGCGTCGGTAAAGTTAGCGACAGATTTAAGTTTTTGTCATTGATATTTGCGACAGAAATCATAAATCCGTCATTAAATCTAGCGACAGATATATGTTTTGGTCGTTAATATTAACGACAGAAATTATAAATCCGTCACTAAACTTAGTGACAAATTATAAATCTGTCGCTAAAATTAGTGACAACATGATAATTTTCGTCACTAAGTTTAGTGACGGATTTATAATTTCTGTCATTAAATGTTGAATTGGACAGCCCTCTGTCCAAATGTTCAATGACCAAAATATGGAGACACAGTGGCTTCAATACTTACAAAAAAGCCTATTAACCATGACATATCTAAGGGGACTATGGTTGTGTGCTATCATCATCATAAGATGTGGCTTGGGGGTCAATAAGTGCATGCTCCATCAAGTAACGAACCTGTTGCCTCAAGCTAGTCAATTCCCTTGTAAGTTCCTCTACTTTAGAAGTCGCAGCGGCAGCTTCAGCTTTAGCGGCAGCCACATCCATAGAGTTAGCACGTGTGTGTGTTGCACGTCCCGACATAGCTTCAGGATACAACACCTCAGCCTGCGAGCCAACACCATACAGTTTTCTCTTTTTAACCCCACCAACAGCCAATATATAGAGTTCATTTTGAACCTCTGGGGTTGGATTATGTGGTGACTCAAAATCAGCATCAAGTTGTGTTGCTTCAAGAAACTGAGCATTCATCTCGGCCTAGGATAACAAAGAGAAATTAATTGATTTACAACAATTGCATAAGTCATAGATAAAAATGCATAATTCAAAAATCTTTCTTATATATAAAACTCACATCAAGAGCCTTTGACCTAGCATCAACCCATGTACCATCTTTTTTCTGATGCGTCATTTTGAATAACTCATAAGCACTTGCATCACGCCCCAACTCCTCACGCTTCAAAACCAACGATGCTtagaaatttatatatatgtattattcaTTGACATATTATAACAGAAATTTAAACTTACCATTTTAATAGAATGTTGAATGAAACAGCGAGAACATCCAATGTGTTTAACCACCCCTGTTCCTGGTCCTTCAGGCTCTGTATTCCTATTATTTTTAGCTTTCTCTGACTTATTTTGCCACTGAGAGGAACTCCAGATTTCCTTCCACTTGTTCCAAATTTGGATATTAACCCCAAGTGGGAGTTTAGGCTTTGCACGCCAACTGCAAAGTGTTTTCCTATACAGATCGGCTGCAAGTGTTTTCCATGTAGCCCTAATATGAGCGTCATGATCAGTACGCCAACGATACGATT from Primulina eburnea isolate SZY01 chromosome 6, ASM2296580v1, whole genome shotgun sequence encodes:
- the LOC140835038 gene encoding uncharacterized protein isoform X3, which codes for MIVCIHVFEFVHLKKITQMALEGSHDSRILIVASGGKFLPDSHAVSAFITDKFAEKQCMGGHTWRYVDVATKAYYWGEFVKSYRWRTDHDAHIRATWKTLAADLYRKTLCSWRAKPKLPLGVNIQIWNKWKEIWSSSQWQNKSEKAKNNRNTEPEGPGTGVVKHIGCSRCFIQHSIKMREELGRDASAYELFKMTHQKKDGTWVDARSKALDAEMNAQFLEATQLDADFESPHNPTPEVQNELYILAVGGVKKRKLYGVGSQAEVLYPEAMSGRATHTRANSMDVAAAKAEAAAATSKVEELTRELTSLRQQVVLARSSRVHTNAEIDPLMWLEALQAEGVNSYQFCLQPPEAPAFIGNTPERLFYRDQLSVTSDALAATRARGTSEALDLQIGRDLLSSPKDHHEFAVVRESIRRKLEAICSSTIVEPNKALRKLPRVQHLYAKLTGTLEQEDDEFKILSSLHPTPAVCGQPMEDARVFIIETESFDRGYYAGPVGWFGGAESEFAVGIRSALVGKEVGAILYAGTGIVEGSKPAMEWKELELKTSQFTKLMKREAPRMAMSGQPQH
- the LOC140835038 gene encoding uncharacterized protein isoform X1, with the translated sequence MIVCIHVFEFVHLKKITQMALEGSHDSRILIVASGGKFLPDSHAVSAFITDKFAEKQCMGGHTWRYVDVATKAYYWGEFVKSYRWRTDHDAHIRATWKTLAADLYRKTLCSWRAKPKLPLGVNIQIWNKWKEIWSSSQWQNKSEKAKNNRNTEPEGPGTGVVKHIGCSRCFIQHSIKMREELGRDASAYELFKMTHQKKDGTWVDARSKALDAEMNAQFLEATQLDADFESPHNPTPEVQNELYILAVGGVKKRKLYGVGSQAEVLYPEAMSGRATHTRANSMDVAAAKAEAAAATSKVEELTRELTSLRQQRQKFPSLFVNFFVVQAVAALEATMWQLSCVIKSKNNSSEQPILLDQTHVPNQISWELAVNKALDSIKSKDSNLNKVVLARSSRVHTNAEIDPLMWLEALQAEGVNSYQFCLQPPEAPAFIGNTPERLFYRDQLSVTSDALAATRARGTSEALDLQIGRDLLSSPKDHHEFAVVRESIRRKLEAICSSTIVEPNKALRKLPRVQHLYAKLTGTLEQEDDEFKILSSLHPTPAVCGQPMEDARVFIIETESFDRGYYAGPVGWFGGAESEFAVGIRSALVGKEVGAILYAGTGIVEGSKPAMEWKELELKTSQFTKLMKREAPRMAMSGQPQH
- the LOC140835038 gene encoding uncharacterized protein isoform X2; translation: MALEGSHDSRILIVASGGKFLPDSHAVSAFITDKFAEKQCMGGHTWRYVDVATKAYYWGEFVKSYRWRTDHDAHIRATWKTLAADLYRKTLCSWRAKPKLPLGVNIQIWNKWKEIWSSSQWQNKSEKAKNNRNTEPEGPGTGVVKHIGCSRCFIQHSIKMREELGRDASAYELFKMTHQKKDGTWVDARSKALDAEMNAQFLEATQLDADFESPHNPTPEVQNELYILAVGGVKKRKLYGVGSQAEVLYPEAMSGRATHTRANSMDVAAAKAEAAAATSKVEELTRELTSLRQQRQKFPSLFVNFFVVQAVAALEATMWQLSCVIKSKNNSSEQPILLDQTHVPNQISWELAVNKALDSIKSKDSNLNKVVLARSSRVHTNAEIDPLMWLEALQAEGVNSYQFCLQPPEAPAFIGNTPERLFYRDQLSVTSDALAATRARGTSEALDLQIGRDLLSSPKDHHEFAVVRESIRRKLEAICSSTIVEPNKALRKLPRVQHLYAKLTGTLEQEDDEFKILSSLHPTPAVCGQPMEDARVFIIETESFDRGYYAGPVGWFGGAESEFAVGIRSALVGKEVGAILYAGTGIVEGSKPAMEWKELELKTSQFTKLMKREAPRMAMSGQPQH